The Paenibacillus sp. RUD330 genome has a segment encoding these proteins:
- a CDS encoding flagellar motor protein — translation MDLTTLIGIAAGIAALVGGFLWEGGEMHGLVEKTAILIVFGGTFAAVAVSFPASRLRGIPSALRLAFSKDEDSQQQIIERMTEMATIARRGGVLALETHAGKIDNRFLREGILMVVDGTDPDLTKEILELEIEALERSHEQQAKIFESAGGFAPTMGIIGTVMGLIKVLGDLHDPGSLGSSIAVAFTATLYGVASANVVYLPLASKIRSRSQEQVQRMEMMLEGIMGLQAGENPQLIRKKLQSFVVQDEPMRRKPKAAREGAEGKADENAAQV, via the coding sequence ATGGACTTAACGACACTAATCGGAATCGCGGCAGGAATCGCCGCCCTGGTCGGCGGTTTTCTCTGGGAAGGCGGCGAGATGCACGGCCTGGTGGAAAAGACGGCCATCCTGATCGTCTTCGGCGGCACCTTCGCCGCCGTCGCCGTCAGCTTCCCCGCCTCCCGCCTGCGCGGCATTCCATCCGCCCTTCGCCTCGCCTTCAGCAAGGACGAGGATTCGCAGCAGCAGATCATCGAACGCATGACCGAGATGGCGACGATCGCCCGCCGCGGCGGCGTGCTGGCGCTGGAGACGCATGCCGGCAAGATCGACAACCGCTTCCTGCGCGAAGGCATCCTCATGGTCGTGGACGGAACGGACCCGGACCTGACCAAGGAAATTCTCGAGCTCGAGATCGAGGCGCTGGAGCGCAGCCATGAGCAGCAGGCCAAAATTTTTGAAAGCGCGGGTGGCTTCGCTCCGACGATGGGCATCATCGGCACCGTCATGGGCTTGATCAAGGTGCTCGGAGACCTGCATGATCCCGGCTCGCTCGGTTCCTCGATCGCCGTGGCGTTCACCGCCACTCTGTACGGCGTCGCCTCGGCCAATGTCGTCTATCTGCCGCTCGCTTCCAAAATCCGCTCCCGCAGCCAGGAGCAGGTGCAGCGCATGGAGATGATGCTCGAAGGCATCATGGGCCTCCAGGCCGGAGAGAACCCGCAGCTGATCCGCAAGAAGCTGCAGTCCTTCGTCGTCCAGGACGAGCCGATGCGCAGAAAGCCGAAGGCGGCGCGGGAGGGCGCGGAAGGAAAGGCGGACGAGAATGCGGCGCAGGTCTAG
- the uvrB gene encoding excinuclease ABC subunit UvrB has product MADTVQKLFNLKSDYTPQGDQPGAIQKLVEGVREGQKHQILLGATGTGKTYTIANTIARLNRPTLVIAHNKTLAAQLCSEFQEFFPDNAVSYFVSYYDYYQPEAYLPSTDTYIEKDSSINDEIDKLRHSATSSLFERRDVIIVASVSCIYGLGSPSEYGSLVLSLRKGMEKGRDQILHKLVDIQYQRNDINFVRGTFRVRGDIVEIFPVANNERAIRVELFGDEIERITEIDVLTGEIIGEREHVAIFPASHFVTHEDKMKIALVNIERELEERLADLRERGKLLEAQRLEQRTRYDIEMMQEMGFCSGIENYSGPLTFRERGATPYTLMDYFPDDMLIVIDESHVTLPQIRAMYNGDRARKEVLVEHGFRLPSAMDNRPLRFEEFEAKDKQTIYVSATPGPYELETAPGEPIQQIIRPTGLLDPIIEVRPTKGQIDDLLGEIRDRIAKDERVLVTTLTKKMSEDLTDYLKEVGIKVRYLHSDIKTLERMAILRDLRVGTFHVLVGINLLREGLDLPEVSLVTILDADKEGFLRSERSLIQTIGRAARNSEGRVIMYGDKITDSMKLAISETQRRRSIQEAYNEKHGVTPTTIRKRIHDVIEATKAAEQKADYLSGVSGKLTKKERQQVINRLEAEMKNAAKNLNFEKAAELRDALLELRAEDS; this is encoded by the coding sequence ATGGCCGATACCGTACAGAAACTTTTCAACCTGAAGTCGGACTATACGCCTCAGGGCGACCAGCCCGGCGCGATCCAGAAGCTCGTCGAAGGGGTGCGGGAGGGACAGAAGCACCAGATCCTGCTCGGCGCCACCGGCACGGGCAAGACCTACACGATCGCCAACACCATTGCCAGGCTCAACCGCCCGACGCTCGTGATCGCCCACAACAAGACGCTCGCCGCCCAGCTGTGCAGCGAGTTCCAGGAGTTCTTCCCCGACAACGCCGTCTCCTACTTCGTCAGCTACTATGACTATTACCAGCCTGAAGCCTACCTCCCGTCGACCGACACCTACATCGAGAAGGATTCCAGCATCAACGACGAGATCGACAAGCTGCGCCACTCCGCGACCAGCTCGCTGTTCGAGCGCCGCGACGTCATCATCGTCGCCAGCGTGTCGTGCATCTACGGCCTCGGCTCGCCTTCGGAGTACGGAAGCCTCGTGCTTTCTTTGCGCAAGGGTATGGAGAAGGGACGCGACCAGATCCTGCACAAGCTCGTCGACATCCAATACCAGCGCAACGACATCAACTTCGTGCGCGGCACGTTCCGGGTGCGGGGAGACATCGTCGAGATCTTCCCGGTCGCGAACAACGAGCGGGCCATCCGCGTCGAGCTGTTCGGAGACGAGATCGAGCGCATCACCGAGATCGACGTCCTGACGGGCGAGATCATCGGAGAGCGCGAGCATGTGGCGATCTTCCCGGCCTCCCACTTTGTCACCCACGAGGACAAGATGAAGATCGCGCTTGTCAACATCGAGCGCGAGCTGGAGGAGCGTCTGGCCGATCTGCGCGAGCGGGGCAAGCTGCTGGAGGCGCAGCGGCTGGAGCAGCGGACCCGCTACGACATCGAGATGATGCAGGAAATGGGCTTCTGCTCCGGCATCGAGAACTACTCCGGACCGCTGACCTTCCGCGAGCGGGGGGCGACTCCGTATACGCTGATGGACTATTTCCCGGACGACATGCTGATCGTCATCGACGAGTCCCATGTGACGCTGCCGCAGATCCGCGCCATGTACAACGGAGACCGCGCGCGGAAGGAAGTGCTCGTGGAACACGGCTTCCGGCTGCCGTCCGCCATGGACAACCGGCCGCTGCGCTTCGAGGAGTTCGAGGCCAAGGACAAGCAGACGATCTATGTGTCCGCGACGCCGGGCCCTTACGAGCTGGAGACCGCTCCGGGTGAGCCCATCCAGCAGATCATCCGCCCGACGGGCCTGCTGGATCCCATCATCGAGGTCCGTCCGACGAAGGGGCAGATCGACGATCTGCTCGGCGAGATCCGCGACCGCATCGCCAAGGACGAGCGCGTGCTCGTCACGACGCTGACCAAGAAGATGTCGGAGGACCTCACCGACTACCTCAAGGAGGTCGGCATCAAGGTCCGCTACCTGCACTCCGACATCAAGACGCTGGAGCGGATGGCGATCCTGCGCGATCTGCGCGTCGGCACCTTCCACGTGCTCGTCGGCATCAACCTGCTGCGGGAAGGCCTCGACCTACCGGAAGTGTCGCTGGTGACGATTCTCGATGCGGACAAGGAAGGCTTCCTCCGCTCCGAGCGGTCGCTCATCCAGACGATCGGACGGGCGGCGCGCAACTCCGAGGGCCGGGTCATCATGTACGGCGACAAGATCACCGATTCCATGAAGCTCGCGATCTCGGAGACTCAGCGCCGGCGCTCCATCCAGGAAGCGTACAACGAGAAGCACGGCGTGACGCCGACGACGATCCGCAAGCGGATCCACGACGTCATCGAGGCGACGAAGGCGGCCGAGCAGAAGGCCGACTATCTGTCCGGCGTCTCCGGCAAGCTCACCAAGAAGGAGCGCCAGCAGGTGATCAACCGCCTGGAGGCGGAGATGAAGAACGCCGCCAAGAACCTCAACTTCGAAAAGGCGGCGGAGCTGCGCGACGCGCTTCTCGAGCTGCGGGCCGAAGACAGCTGA
- the uvrA gene encoding excinuclease ABC subunit UvrA, whose product MASDRIEIKGARAHNLKNIDVTIPRDKFVVLTGLSGSGKSSLAFDTIYAEGQRRYVESLSAYARQFLGQMEKPDVDSIEGLSPAISIDQKTTSRNPRSTVGTVTEIYDYLRLLFARIGKPHCPEHGIEITSQTVEQMVDRILEYPERTRLQILAPIISGRKGEHTKLLQDIQKQGFVRVRVDGELRDLSESIELEKNKKHSIEVVVDRIVVKEDIRTRLADSLETALKLSEGQVIVDIIDQEELLFSSNLACPICGFSIDELSPRMFSFNSPFGACPECDGLGAKMIVDPDLLIHDPGKTISQGAFEAWAGSTSNYYPQFMAAVCKHYHIPMDVPVSELTAEQMKKLMYGTGGERVKFQYENDFGFRKEAYVPFEGVVNNLARRYRDTASDSMREYIEEYMSAKPCGSCKGQRLKKESLAVTVGGQNIAYTTSLSIGDAQGFFESLDLNPKDRTIANLILKEINSRLGFLVNVGLNYLSMSRAAGTLSGGEAQRIRLATQIGSSLMGVLYILDEPSIGLHQRDNDRLIGTLEHMRNLGNTLIVVEHDEDTMLAADYIIDIGPGAGIHGGHIIAQGTPQEVMKDENSLTGQYLSGRKFIAVPQKRRKTDDRWLEIRGAKENNLRGVNVKVPIGVFTAVTGVSGSGKSTLVNEILYKTLARDLNRAKVRPGEYKEIRGLEQIDKVIDIDQSPIGRTPRSNPATYTGVFDDIRDVYSSTNEAKVRGYKKGRFSFNIKGGRCEACRGDGIIKIEMHFLPDVYVPCEICKGKRYNRETLEVKYKGHSIADVLDMTIEDATEFFRNIPKIHRKLQTLMDVGLGYMNMGQPATTLSGGEAQRVKLASELYRRSTGRTFYILDEPTTGLHMDDVDRLLQVLHRLVDSGESVLVIEHSLDVIKTADYLIDLGPEGGSGGGMIVATGTPEQVVKVEGSYTGKYLGPVLERDRKRTEEAIARAEASGAAAEVGAAGEQMLAAESRGEYVTAPAPKKRGTEEAPKKRGRKPKETGSK is encoded by the coding sequence GTGGCAAGCGACCGTATCGAGATCAAGGGCGCCAGAGCCCATAACCTGAAAAACATCGACGTGACGATTCCGCGCGACAAGTTCGTCGTGCTGACGGGCCTCAGCGGCTCGGGCAAGTCCTCGCTCGCGTTCGACACGATTTACGCCGAAGGGCAGCGCCGGTACGTGGAGTCGCTGTCCGCTTACGCGCGCCAGTTCCTCGGCCAGATGGAGAAGCCCGACGTCGATTCCATCGAGGGGCTGTCCCCGGCCATCTCCATCGACCAGAAGACGACGAGCCGCAACCCGCGCTCCACGGTCGGAACCGTCACGGAAATCTACGATTATCTTCGTCTTCTGTTCGCCCGGATCGGCAAGCCCCATTGCCCGGAGCACGGCATCGAGATTACTTCGCAGACCGTGGAGCAGATGGTCGACCGCATCCTGGAGTATCCGGAGCGCACCCGGCTGCAGATTCTGGCCCCGATCATCTCCGGCCGCAAGGGAGAGCACACCAAGCTGCTGCAGGACATCCAGAAGCAGGGCTTCGTCCGCGTCCGCGTGGATGGAGAGCTGCGCGACCTCAGCGAGAGCATCGAGCTGGAAAAGAACAAAAAGCACAGCATCGAGGTCGTCGTCGACCGGATTGTCGTCAAGGAGGATATCCGGACGCGTCTCGCCGACTCGCTGGAGACGGCGCTCAAGCTGTCCGAGGGACAGGTGATCGTCGACATCATCGATCAGGAGGAACTGCTGTTCAGCTCCAACCTGGCTTGTCCGATCTGCGGCTTCAGCATCGACGAGCTTTCCCCGCGCATGTTCTCCTTCAACAGTCCATTCGGAGCTTGTCCGGAATGCGACGGCCTGGGCGCCAAGATGATCGTCGATCCGGATCTGCTCATCCATGATCCGGGCAAGACGATATCGCAAGGCGCATTCGAGGCGTGGGCGGGCAGCACGTCGAACTACTACCCGCAATTCATGGCCGCCGTCTGCAAGCATTACCATATTCCGATGGATGTGCCGGTCAGCGAGCTGACCGCCGAGCAGATGAAGAAGCTGATGTACGGCACCGGCGGCGAACGGGTCAAGTTCCAGTACGAGAACGACTTCGGCTTCCGCAAGGAGGCGTATGTGCCGTTCGAGGGCGTCGTGAACAACCTGGCTCGCCGCTACCGCGACACGGCCTCCGACTCCATGCGCGAGTATATCGAGGAATACATGAGCGCCAAGCCTTGCGGCAGCTGCAAGGGCCAGCGTCTCAAGAAGGAGAGTCTCGCGGTTACGGTCGGTGGGCAGAACATCGCCTATACGACATCCCTGTCCATCGGGGACGCTCAAGGTTTCTTCGAATCCCTCGACTTGAACCCGAAGGACCGGACGATCGCGAATCTCATCCTCAAGGAAATCAACAGCCGTCTCGGATTTCTCGTCAACGTCGGCCTGAACTACCTGTCGATGTCGCGCGCGGCGGGCACGCTGTCGGGCGGCGAGGCGCAGCGGATCCGGCTGGCTACGCAGATCGGCTCCAGCCTCATGGGCGTTCTCTACATTTTGGACGAGCCCAGCATCGGGCTGCATCAGCGGGACAACGACCGGCTGATCGGCACGCTGGAGCATATGCGCAACCTCGGCAATACGCTCATCGTCGTCGAGCATGACGAGGACACGATGCTTGCCGCCGATTACATCATCGACATCGGACCGGGAGCCGGCATCCACGGCGGCCATATCATCGCCCAGGGCACGCCGCAGGAGGTCATGAAGGACGAGAATTCCTTGACCGGCCAATACCTCAGCGGGCGCAAGTTCATCGCCGTGCCGCAGAAGCGCCGCAAGACCGACGACCGCTGGCTGGAAATCCGCGGGGCCAAGGAGAACAACCTGCGGGGCGTCAACGTCAAGGTTCCGATCGGCGTATTCACGGCCGTCACCGGCGTATCCGGCTCCGGCAAGTCGACGCTTGTCAATGAGATCCTCTACAAGACGCTGGCCAGGGATCTCAACCGCGCGAAGGTCCGTCCCGGCGAGTACAAGGAAATCCGGGGCTTGGAGCAGATCGACAAGGTCATCGACATCGACCAGTCGCCGATCGGCCGCACGCCGCGCTCCAATCCGGCGACCTACACCGGCGTCTTCGACGATATCCGCGATGTCTACTCCTCCACCAACGAGGCCAAGGTGCGCGGCTACAAGAAAGGCCGCTTCAGCTTCAACATCAAGGGAGGCCGCTGCGAAGCCTGCCGCGGCGACGGCATCATCAAGATCGAGATGCACTTCCTGCCGGACGTGTACGTGCCATGCGAGATCTGCAAGGGCAAGCGGTACAACCGCGAGACTTTGGAGGTCAAGTACAAGGGACACAGCATCGCCGACGTGCTGGATATGACCATCGAGGATGCGACGGAGTTCTTCCGCAACATTCCGAAAATCCACCGCAAGCTGCAGACGCTGATGGATGTCGGCCTGGGCTACATGAACATGGGCCAGCCGGCGACGACGCTGTCCGGCGGCGAAGCGCAGCGCGTCAAGCTCGCCTCCGAGCTGTACCGGCGGAGTACGGGACGCACGTTCTATATTCTGGACGAGCCGACGACGGGCCTCCATATGGACGACGTCGACCGTCTGCTGCAGGTGCTGCATCGTCTCGTCGATTCCGGCGAGTCTGTGCTCGTCATCGAGCATAGCCTCGACGTCATCAAGACCGCCGACTACCTCATCGATCTCGGACCGGAGGGCGGCAGCGGCGGCGGCATGATCGTCGCGACCGGCACGCCGGAGCAGGTCGTCAAGGTGGAGGGCTCTTACACGGGCAAGTATCTCGGCCCGGTGCTGGAGCGCGATCGCAAGCGGACCGAGGAAGCGATCGCCCGGGCCGAGGCTTCCGGAGCGGCTGCCGAGGTGGGAGCGGCCGGCGAGCAGATGCTTGCCGCAGAGAGCCGCGGCGAATACGTGACGGCCCCGGCTCCGAAGAAGCGCGGCACGGAAGAGGCGCCGAAAAAGAGGGGCCGCAAGCCGAAGGAAACGGGCTCGAAGTAG
- a CDS encoding ferredoxin--nitrite reductase — MAYEMPWTADTSKLNKMELWKIEKDGLDVIRTIIEKYALEGYDSIPEDDMNRFKWAGVYEQKPRDGYFMMRIRINSGVLTTAQARALASIGRDYGRDLIDVTTRQAIQYHWLRIENMPDIFKRLEEVGLYSYESCGDCPRTIVGNPLQGIDKDELMDTTALVEEVNDFFLLNRDFSNLPRKYKMSISANIYNNAHAEINDLAFTPAVKVIDGEEVVGFHAWVGGGLSAKPYLAKELDMFVRPEEALKVAVGVTTLFRDHGYREKRHHARLKFLVADWGPEKFLEELLKLIGDMPSRGESKTAGWQAAYFDGVHKQKDGRNYIGLNVPVGRTNSDELEQLCDIADKYGEGKLRTTMSQNIIITGVADENVEAALSAPVLERLTPNPKPFMSRTVSCTGNEFCNLAIVETKEFARVVAEYLDENVELDEKIRIHFIGCPNGCGQKHIADIGLQGSLVKTPDGMVDAFDIAVGGILGPGATFNKPLKGRVKADNVPSVLAQLIGFYKEDRQAGESFHQFVNRVGVPAFQEKLTGILTASAS; from the coding sequence ATGGCTTACGAAATGCCCTGGACGGCCGACACGTCCAAGCTGAATAAAATGGAACTTTGGAAAATCGAGAAGGACGGACTGGATGTCATCCGCACGATTATCGAGAAGTATGCCCTGGAAGGTTATGACTCTATTCCCGAGGACGACATGAACCGCTTCAAATGGGCCGGCGTCTACGAGCAGAAGCCGCGGGACGGCTACTTCATGATGCGGATCCGCATCAACTCCGGCGTCTTGACGACTGCCCAAGCAAGGGCCCTCGCCTCGATCGGCCGCGACTACGGCCGGGACCTGATCGACGTCACGACCCGCCAGGCGATCCAGTACCACTGGCTCCGCATCGAGAACATGCCGGACATCTTCAAGCGGCTCGAGGAAGTCGGCCTGTACAGCTACGAATCCTGCGGCGATTGCCCGCGCACGATCGTCGGCAACCCCCTTCAGGGCATCGACAAGGATGAGCTGATGGACACGACGGCTCTTGTCGAGGAAGTCAACGACTTCTTCCTTCTGAACCGCGATTTCTCCAACCTGCCGCGCAAATACAAAATGTCGATCTCCGCGAACATCTACAACAACGCGCACGCGGAGATCAACGATCTGGCCTTCACTCCGGCGGTCAAAGTCATCGACGGCGAGGAAGTCGTCGGCTTCCACGCCTGGGTCGGCGGCGGCCTCTCGGCCAAGCCTTATCTGGCCAAGGAGCTCGACATGTTTGTCCGTCCGGAGGAAGCCCTCAAGGTTGCGGTCGGCGTCACCACGCTGTTCCGGGACCACGGCTACCGCGAGAAGCGCCATCATGCCCGCCTGAAGTTCCTCGTCGCCGATTGGGGACCGGAGAAATTCCTGGAGGAGCTGCTCAAGCTGATCGGCGACATGCCTTCGCGCGGCGAGAGCAAGACAGCCGGCTGGCAGGCGGCTTACTTCGACGGCGTGCACAAGCAGAAGGACGGCCGCAACTACATCGGCCTCAACGTGCCGGTAGGACGCACCAATTCTGATGAGCTCGAGCAGCTGTGCGACATCGCCGACAAGTACGGCGAAGGCAAGCTCCGCACGACGATGTCCCAGAACATCATCATCACGGGCGTTGCCGACGAGAACGTGGAAGCGGCCTTGTCGGCGCCCGTGCTGGAGCGGCTCACGCCGAATCCGAAGCCGTTCATGAGCCGCACCGTCAGCTGCACGGGCAACGAGTTCTGCAATCTCGCCATCGTCGAGACCAAGGAATTCGCCCGCGTCGTCGCCGAATACCTCGATGAGAACGTCGAGCTGGACGAGAAGATCCGCATCCACTTCATCGGCTGCCCGAACGGCTGCGGCCAGAAGCATATTGCGGACATCGGCCTCCAGGGCTCCCTCGTGAAAACTCCGGACGGCATGGTCGACGCCTTCGACATCGCCGTCGGCGGCATCCTCGGCCCCGGCGCGACCTTCAACAAGCCGCTCAAGGGCCGCGTGAAGGCGGACAACGTTCCGTCGGTCCTGGCTCAGCTTATCGGCTTCTACAAGGAAGACCGCCAAGCCGGCGAGTCCTTCCACCAGTTCGTCAACCGTGTCGGCGTTCCTGCCTTCCAGGAGAAGCTGACCGGCATTCTGACCGCCTCGGCGAGCTAG
- a CDS encoding sugar phosphate isomerase/epimerase yields the protein MKLGVFSVLFAQKSFEESLDYIASKGLDALEIGTGNYPGSPHLDLDELLADDGKRRAFKQAVESRGLIISALSCHGNPLHPQKAISTEHDGIIRKTIELANRLEVPVVNTFSGLPGDHEDAKYPNWPVAPWPNDFQEVLKWQWEQKVIPYWTDINNISEAAGVKIGLELHGGFSVHTPATMLRLREATGKAIGANLDPSHMWWQGIDPVQAIHILGREGAIHHFHAKDTTIDPINVNKHGVTDMQSYTLMLDRAWQFRSVGFGHDLKVWADIISALRLVGYDYVVSIEHEDGLMSVEEGFSKAVANLQQVLIREPLGEMWWV from the coding sequence ATGAAGCTTGGTGTATTCTCTGTTCTGTTTGCCCAAAAATCGTTCGAGGAATCGCTTGACTACATCGCGTCCAAAGGCCTCGACGCTCTTGAAATCGGGACCGGCAACTATCCGGGCAGCCCGCATCTCGACCTGGACGAGCTGCTCGCCGACGACGGCAAGCGCCGCGCCTTCAAGCAGGCGGTCGAATCCCGCGGCCTCATCATCAGCGCCCTGAGCTGCCACGGCAATCCGCTCCACCCGCAGAAAGCGATCTCCACCGAGCATGACGGAATCATCCGCAAGACGATCGAGCTCGCCAACCGTCTGGAGGTTCCGGTCGTCAACACGTTCTCCGGCCTGCCTGGAGACCATGAGGACGCCAAGTATCCGAACTGGCCGGTAGCGCCATGGCCGAACGACTTCCAGGAAGTGCTGAAGTGGCAGTGGGAACAGAAAGTCATTCCTTACTGGACCGACATCAACAACATCTCCGAAGCGGCGGGCGTCAAGATCGGCCTCGAGCTTCACGGCGGCTTCTCCGTCCATACGCCGGCCACGATGCTCCGCCTGCGCGAAGCGACGGGCAAAGCGATCGGCGCCAACCTCGATCCGAGCCATATGTGGTGGCAGGGCATCGATCCGGTCCAGGCGATCCATATCCTCGGCCGCGAAGGCGCGATCCATCACTTCCACGCCAAGGATACGACGATCGATCCGATCAACGTCAACAAGCACGGCGTAACGGACATGCAGTCCTACACGCTCATGCTCGACCGCGCTTGGCAGTTCCGTTCCGTCGGCTTCGGCCACGACCTCAAGGTATGGGCCGACATCATCAGCGCCCTGCGCCTTGTCGGCTACGATTATGTCGTCAGCATCGAGCATGAGGACGGCCTCATGAGCGTCGAGGAAGGCTTCAGCAAAGCGGTCGCCAACCTGCAGCAGGTGCTCATCCGCGAGCCGCTCGGCGAGATGTGGTGGGTGTGA
- the serS gene encoding serine--tRNA ligase encodes MLEMGWIRENPEEVRKAAAAKGLAFNVEELLAADALRRKLQGQADELRQARNLASAQVAAHMRAKLPAEAEKSKRQAREANERLLEVEPALADAESEYRRLMLEAPNPVSEDTPAGQSDLDNVQVEAWGQPPQFGFMPLSHVELGELHGLVDFGRGVKTGGSRSYYLKGAGALLHRAVQQLALDVLLREGFTLLEVPVMVRTEAFTSTGFFPSGEDQAYRLEGRDERLAGTAEVPLVNYYSGEIIDVSEPLRLAAVSACFRSEAGSAGRDTHGLYRVHQFAKVEQVVICRADREEAERLHREITGHARKVLELLELPYRVMAVCAGDMSQKTHKQFDLEAWMPSRDAYGETHSSSSLLDFQARRAGIRYRDDEGMLRHCFTLNNTAAASPRILIPLLEIHQREDGSIRIPDALRPYMNGLSEIRT; translated from the coding sequence ATGTTGGAGATGGGATGGATCCGGGAAAATCCGGAGGAAGTGAGGAAAGCGGCGGCGGCCAAAGGCTTGGCGTTCAACGTGGAGGAGCTGCTCGCTGCGGATGCGCTGCGGCGGAAGCTGCAGGGGCAGGCCGACGAGCTGCGGCAGGCGCGGAACCTGGCATCGGCGCAGGTCGCCGCCCACATGCGGGCGAAGCTGCCCGCGGAAGCCGAGAAGTCGAAGCGGCAGGCGCGCGAGGCGAATGAAAGGCTGCTTGAAGTCGAGCCGGCCCTCGCCGATGCCGAGAGCGAGTATCGCAGGCTGATGCTGGAGGCGCCGAATCCCGTATCGGAGGACACGCCTGCGGGACAGTCGGATCTCGACAACGTGCAGGTGGAGGCATGGGGGCAGCCGCCCCAATTCGGCTTCATGCCGCTGAGCCATGTCGAGCTCGGGGAGCTTCACGGGCTTGTCGACTTCGGCAGAGGCGTCAAGACGGGCGGCTCGCGCAGCTATTATTTGAAGGGAGCCGGCGCGCTGCTGCATCGTGCGGTCCAGCAGCTTGCGCTGGACGTCCTGCTGCGGGAAGGCTTCACGCTGCTCGAGGTCCCTGTTATGGTGCGTACGGAAGCTTTCACGAGCACGGGCTTTTTCCCGTCGGGCGAGGATCAGGCCTATCGCTTGGAAGGGCGGGATGAGCGGCTGGCCGGCACGGCGGAGGTGCCTCTCGTGAACTACTACAGCGGCGAGATCATCGACGTCTCGGAGCCGCTGAGGCTGGCGGCGGTGTCGGCCTGCTTCCGCAGCGAGGCGGGTTCGGCCGGCCGCGACACGCATGGCCTCTACCGCGTGCATCAGTTCGCCAAGGTCGAGCAGGTCGTCATCTGCCGGGCCGACCGGGAGGAGGCGGAGCGGCTCCACCGGGAAATCACGGGCCACGCGCGCAAGGTGCTGGAGCTGCTGGAGCTGCCTTACCGGGTCATGGCGGTATGCGCCGGCGATATGTCGCAGAAGACGCATAAGCAGTTCGACCTGGAAGCCTGGATGCCGAGCCGGGACGCATACGGGGAGACGCATTCGTCGTCGAGCCTGCTTGATTTTCAAGCTCGCCGCGCCGGCATCCGCTACCGGGACGACGAGGGCATGCTGAGGCATTGCTTCACGCTCAACAATACGGCGGCAGCTTCGCCGCGCATCCTGATTCCGCTGCTGGAAATCCATCAGAGGGAAGATGGCAGCATACGGATTCCGGATGCCTTGAGACCATATATGAACGGCCTGAGCGAAATCCGGACCTGA